The genome window GGCGTCGTTCACGCGCGCCGTGATCTCCCTGTCGACCACCGCCGGCAGGCCCGCTAGATCGGCGCTCTCTATCTTCACGTTGAAGGCGAGAATGTCTTCGCTGTCGCGCTTGGCGACGCTCGGCTCCAGCAAGACCGTGAGCGAGTGGAGCGCCACCGGCACCGAAATGCCCAGCACGGGCCAATGCAGCTTGGCTTTGCACGCCACGCGCAGCCCTCGCTCGGCCACGAGCGTCACGGAGCTTGCGTCAAAGAGGAGGAGATCCCCATCGTTGCCGAAGCGCAGCTTCACGGGCGTGAGCTGCGCCACGAGCGATACGAGATCTTCTTCCGAAAGAATGGCTTCGAGCCACATGGCGCCCTCCAGTCTGCGAGGCCGCACGTGTCGGCCGCGAGGCGCGAGCGTACTGGCAAGCCGGCTGTCTCTGCCAGGGCCGCGGCCGGTTGGCGTGACCTTGCTTCGATGTGCTGCCGTCAGTCGCGACCGACCTGCCCGGCGCGTCCCGTGTTACGCCCCGCAGATGGTTGCAACGGCGGACATGTTGGCGGAGGTGCCCATCTTTGCGTTGCTCGACGAGAGCGAGCGCGCGGCGCTCGCGGAGCGCGTCGAGGTCGAGCGTCACGCGGCCGGCGCCTTCGTCTTCCGCGCTGGAGATCCGGGCGATCGACTCTTCGTCGTTCGCTCCGGCAAGGTCGAACTCTTCTTTCAGAACGACACTGGTGATCGAATCGTCTTGGAGACGGCGGGCGTGGGCGACTTCTTCGGGGAGATGTCCTTGCTCGATGGCGGCCCGCGCATGGCCTCCGCGGAGGTGATCGAAGATCTGGATGCCGTGGTCGTCGATCGCGAAGACCTCGACGAGCTCTTCCGGATTCGCCCCGCCGCCGCCATGGACATGCTCACCGCGACGGGAAAGCGGCTCCGCGAAACGACCAAGCTTCTACGCCACACGGCCTCGCGAAACGTGAACCGCGAGGAGCACGACGCCCGAAGCTGGGTGATGATCGCGGCCGACGTCATCAGCGCCTTCACCGGCAGCCTGCCGTTCCTCTTCATCCACGTGGTGCTCTTCGCCCTCTGGATCGGGCTCAACGTGCGCCCGCTCTCGACGTCGCACATCGGCGGCTTTGATCCCTTCCCCTTCGGCTTGCTCACCATGGCCGTCTCGCTCGAGGCCATCATCCTGAGCGTCTTCGTCCTCCTCTCGCAGAATCGGCAGGCGGAGCGCGACCGCGTGCGCAACGACGTCGAGTACGAGGTGAATCTCAAGGCTGAGCTGGAGATCGCCCACCTTCACGTGACGGTCGATGACATGCACGGCGCCTTCGTCGCGCGCCTTGCGGCCATCGAGAAGCAGCTCGCGCGCAGCGCTGAGCGCCCTTGAGCGACAAGTTCGCGCTCCGCCTTGCCGCAACGGCGCGGGGCACCGTTCTCTACTTAAACGACGCCGCCCCGTCGCGAAGCGCATCCGGCTTGCCATCGTGCGGTCCCTGCGGTCGCGCGGGAGCGCCGTCCCACCAGTTGCTCCAGGGCATGTCGGCCTTCCGCTGCGGGTGCAGCGGATAGAAGATGCGGCTGTCGGGTTTTCGCGCCTCGCCGCCGACGAGCAGCGTCGCCTCGTGCGAGCCGTTGTTCAAGAACGTGTGGCAGATGCCGGTGCCAGCGGGAAACGCCGCGAGATCGCCCGCGCTCATTCGGTGGAGCTCGCCGTCGACCCAGGCGTCGATCTCGCCGTCGAGCACGTAGACGAACTCCTCCTCGTCCTCTTCGGCGTGCGGCCACGACACGCGCTGGCCGGGCGCTACGCGCTGAACATGAAGCCCAATGCGGAGGAGCCCGGCGGCGCGCCCAATCGCGCGAGCCGGAGCGAGCGGCTCGTCGCTGTTCGGGTACTTGCCGGATTTCTCGGGCACGTCGGCGCTGGAGAGGATGAACGGGGGGCGGTCCTTCGGGCTCGGCATGCCCTGCTCTCTACCGCATCTCGCGTCGCGCGTGGGGCTATCCGAGGGAGACAACGACGCGTGCGGTGGAGTAGGCCACACCGGGCGGTCCGTCGCATCGTGTCAACGCTCGCGGGCGTCGACGACTCACCTGCGTTGTCGGCGTGGCAATTTCAACAAGGCCTCGCCATCGCGAAGCAGACGCTCGCGCGTCTCGTTCGCGAGCTCTGGCTGAGTGGGGAACCTTCGCCGTACGACATCGAGCCAGAGCGGCAGGCCGCCTCGGGAGAACCAGTACTCCCGGAGATTCCCCACGACCGGACCCCAGACGAACTCGGGGCGAGGTGAGTAGAAGAGGTTCGGCTCGCCGCTTGGTGCGTACCACGCTTGCGAGGTGTCATGGAGCGCGCTGAGCTCGCGGCAAGTCGCCTCCGTCTCCGCCTCGGTCCGGAGAGCCGTGCATAGCTCGCCGACGAGCGCGAGCATCGCCTCCGACGGGGCCGATGCGCTCGTCTTCAACTCGCGGCACGCGAGCGGCATGAGATCGAGCGGAGCGCCCTCGGCCCTCGCGTCGTTTAGCGCGAACGTGTCGACGAGCAATCCGGCGAGCGACTGCGAGAACGGCGCGTAGGTGACGTCGGCCGCACCCAAGAGCTCGATGCACGCAGCCATCACCGAGAACCAGCGGTGGTGCACGGATTCGCCGGCGCACGAGTGCGCGAGCAGAAGGTTCTCGGTGATGTCGAACGAGTGGATGAGCGGCACGCCGTCACGTTGCTCTTCGAGGAGCGCTCCGACGCCACCGTCCAAGACGCGCCCGTAGGCCGCGACGTAGTCGCCGGTCCCCGGATCGCCCATGACGAGATTCCGGAGCTCGGCGCGCGGGATGCGCGATCGAGCGCGGTCGAGCACCGCGCTTACGGCTGGCAGTTTGGAGCCGGGGCGTAGCTTCACACGGAGACGCAGCATACTCGGGGCACCGCCGAGAGCGTGGTGACAAGACCCTCGGCCTCGAAGGCGCCCCCGCAAGGCACCCGTGGACGTGCTCCCCCTCACGCCCTAGAGAAGGTCCGCATGCTCGAACCGCTCACCGATGACGTTTGGACCGCCGCGAGTCCGCTTCGCTTCTTCGGACTCGAGGTCGGCACCCGCATGACCGTGGTGCGCCTCCCGAGCGGCGGCCTCTTCGTGCATTCGCCCATCGCGCTCGACGCCGACGTGCGCGAGGCCGTCGACGCGCTCGGGCCCGTGACCGCCATCGTCGCGCCCTGCCTGTTTCACCATCGGTTCGTAGGCGAGTGGGCGCAGGCTTACCCCGCCGCCTCCGTCTCGGCGTGTCCCGGTCTCGACGCGAAGCGCAAAGACGTCGCGTGGAGTCGTGTCCTTCGCGACGAGCCCGCGGACGAGTGGAAGGGCTCGCTCGAACAGACCTTCTTCGGCGGGCTCCCCGTGTCCAACGAGGTGGTCTTCTTTCACCGGAAGTCCAAGACGCTCATTTCGAGCGACCTCATCTTCAACCTCGCTTCGCACGGCTCCGGCGTCACGCGTGCGGTGGCGTTCATGCTCGGCCACAGAAAGCCAAGCCCCACCCTGATCGAGCGCATGCTGGTGAAAGATCGCGCCGCCGCCCGACAACAGATCGACCGCATGGTCGCGTGGGGCGCGGAGCGCCTCGTCTTCGCGCATGGAGAGCTCGTCCTGGAAGACGGAACGAGCGTGCTCCGAGAGGGCTACCTCTGGCTCTAGTGCACCGCCGTGCCTCGTCAACGTCTCGTGGTCGTCGTCAGAGCCACCGCCGTCGGCGGAAGAGCACCGCCACCAGGGCGCCGAGGCTGGCCGACACAAGAGACACGACGAGGAAGGCGTGTGGTGACCGAGCGAAAGGGAGCTCTACGTTCATTCCGTAGAGGCTCGCGATGGTCATGGGGATCGTGAGGATGACCGTGAACGCCGTGAGCGCCTTCATGACGACGTTGAGGTTGTTGGAGATAATCGAGGCGAAGGCATCCATCATTTCCGACAAGACGTTCCGGCCGATGTCGGCCGTGTCCCGCGCCTGGCGAAACTCGATGAGCGCGTCCTCAAGGAGAGCCTCGTCTTCGTGCACGGCGGGAACCTTGACGAGGCGCTCCAGCACGCCGCTCGAGGCTTCGAGCACGTCGGCGAAGTAGACATAGGACTTCTGATAGCGGAGCAACTGGGCCACCTCGCGGTTGCCGAGTGAACGCTCGAGGCGATCCTCGGTGGCGTCGACGAGCCGGTCGAGCTCCGCGAGGGCCTTTAGGAACGCCTCTGCGACGGCCTCGAGGCTCTCGAGGACGATCCGGTGCGGGTGTCCTGCAAGCGACTCCGCGGTGGCGATAGCCGCCAGTCGCTGGGCGAGGGGAGAGTCGTCGAGCAGGACGGTCAGGCCCCGTCGGGCCTCGAACAGAAACGAGATGGGGGTCGTGCTGAAGGGGATGTCTCCCGTTTGGGCGAGTGGCCCGCGGACGACGAGGAACGTGCGTTCGCCAGAGAGAATTCGAAGCCGGGGCCGCTCGGCTCGATCGAAGGCGTGCGCGAGCGAATCGGCGTCGTAGCCGAGATCGTCGCGGAGGCGTTGCGTTTCGGTGGCCGTCGGCGCAATTGCCGTCACCCAGAAAGGCGCATCGGCGGGCCCGTGAAGCACGATCGTCACGCACGACCTTTAGCGCACTTCTGCTCCGACCGGCTTCCGGAAGGCGTCGATGCACGCCCGCGAGGCCGCCGATATCACCAGGCCTCAATAGCAAGCGCCGCACAAAGGAGAGCGAAGAGGGCGACGGAGACCCAAGCGAAGGCGCGTGTTCGAAGGCGGCGGCGCTCTAGCTGTCGGACGGCCTCGTTGACGTCGGCTACCGAGAAGCTCATGCCACGCGTCGTTGACGCCTCCGCGAGTGGCTCTCGCCTAGCAGGGAGCCGACGCTCGAAGGGGCGCCGCTCGGTGATCCGGACGGGGCGGTAGCGGAAGACAGCGCCCTCGACCTCACGGGTCCAAGCGCCGCGACGAGAGAGGAGGGCCGAACCCGCGGGGGGCCTGGTCATCAACGGAAGGACGGCTGCCTTCTTGTCCACGCCCAATTCGAAGCAGGCATCATGCCGAGGGCCTCGATGGGGAAATCCAGAGGTTCGAGCTAGCGCGTGGGGCGTCTTCTGGAGCCAGCGAGGCCCACGCTCCACACGTTTGCGGCCCATCGTCCGCACCGTCGCGCGGCGGGCCCCGACAAGTCCCTCGCGAAGTCGCGGAGATCGTCAGCGTTCTCCTCGGGAACGGCGACGGGCGACTCGACGTCGTCGAGCGGCTCAGCGCCGGTCGCGAGCGTCAACACAGGCAGCTTGCTCTGACGCGAAGTCCCCAGCCGAAGCTGCGCTCTTCCTCACTTCCCCTTAGGCAAGCGCTCCGGCATCGGCGCGGGCGGAAGCGCTCCTAGCGGCTCGGGCCCACTCACGCCCGAGAGCGCTGGGCCCTCGTGGGCGGCCGCGCTTCCCATCGCGCTCGCGCCGCCAGCGGCGCTCGTCTTCGCTTGCGCGTTGCTCGGCGTCGCCACCGTCTCGGAGGCATACACGACGACCTTGTCGCCCTCTTTGAGCGTCTCTCCGCGGCCGCGTCGGTTGATCCGCTCCATCGACGCCACCGAGAGGCCGTACTTCTTGCCCATCGACTCGAGCGTGTCGCCCGCACGCGCGAGGAGCACGAGCCGCTTTCGCCCCTTCAGGCTCTCGAAGTGAGCGAAGAACTCGTCCGACCCCACGACCAGCGGTCTCACGTCGCCTTCAGCCAGCGAGACCACCTTGGAGAGGTCGGCCCCTTCTGGCACGAACACCTGGAGCGTCATGCCTTCGTGCAGGCGCCCCTGCGGATCGAGCGTGTTCCACCGCCGGATGTCATCGACCGAGACGCTGAACGCTGCCGCCACGTCGCGAAGGCTGTCGCCGGGCGTCACGCGGTAGAACACGCGCTTGCGATCGGGGTACACAAACACGTCCGCCGGCACGACCACCGGCGGCTTGTTCGAGTCTTCTCCGCTCGAGGTCGTCGCGCTCGCCGTCGCCTTCTCGGCGCGCGGCACCAAAAGGACGGTCCCGCCGCGAAGGACCTCACCGGGCGCGATAGCGTTCAGCTCGCTGAGCCGCGCCGTCGTGGTTCCGCGCGCCGTCGCGATGGCGTCCAGCGCCTCGCCGAAGCGCACCACGTACCGCTCGAGCGGCGTCTCCTCGCGCTTCTGCTTCTGCAGGTTCGCGAGCACGTTCTGCGCCTTGCCCGCCGGCACCTTCACCGGGAAGGTCGTGGTCTTCGCGTCGTCTTCGCCTAACGGCGGCGCGCGGCCCGCGCGAAGCTCCGGATTCAGGACCTCCAGATCTTTCACCGTCACGTTCGCGGCCTTCGCGATGGCGGTGAGCGGCGTGCCCGGCGCCACGAACACGTCCTCCACGTCAGGCGCTGACTCCATCGTGAGATCGCCGTAGCCAAAACGCTGGGGATTGCGCGCCACGATGGCGGCGGCGAGGATCTTTGGGACGTAGAGCGTCGTCTCCCAGGGGAGCGCGCCCTCAAGCTGCGACAGGTTCCAATAGTCGTTGCTGTTGTACTTGCGCACGACCACCAGGAGACCGCCGTAGCCCATGTTGTAGGCCGCCATCGCGAGCTCCCAGCTACCGAAGCGCTTATGCAAGTCCGCGAGGAACTCGGCGGCCGCTTCTGTTGCAGACTGCACGCTCATGCGCCGATCGAGCCAGCGATCGCTCGAGAGCCCGTATTGCCTCCCGGTGTCCGCCATGAACTGCCACAGCCCAACGGCCCCCGCCGGCGAGCGGATCGTCGGATCGAAGCCGCTCTCGATCATCGAGAGCCACATCAAGTCCTCCGGAACGCCCTTCTTTCGCAGCGTCTTGCGCAACGTCTCGGCGTAGCGTCCCGAGCGACGCAGCCACAGCGACATGGTCGCGCGACCGCGCGGATCGTCCCGAAAGAACTCGAGGTAGCGCACGAGGCGCGGCTCCCACCGTATGGGCAGCTCCGGCAAGACGAGCCCCGTCAGGAACGACAGATCCTTCGTTCCCTCGGCCGCTGCCGGTGCGAGGCGCGATGACGTAGCGGGCAACCCCGTCGCAAAGACACGCGGCCCGGCCTCTTCCGTGCGGCCTGCGGAGGAGGGAAGCGCCGCGAACACGTCCGTCGTCGGTTGCGCCGAGGGGAACAGCTCGCGCTCCACCTCGCGCAGCGTCGCGAGCTCGGGGCTCTCGGCGCCGGAGACGGCGTCTTCCGCCGTTGCGCCGCCCGCCACTTGGCGCCTCGCGGCGGCGTCGGGCACCCGCGTTCCGCGCGCGACGCGCGCCGGGGCCTTCGAAGACGCTGCCTTCTTGGTCACGCCCTTCGCCGGCGCGGCCGGCTTCGGCGCGGGCTTCTGCGCGACCTTCGCCTCTGCCGGCTTGGCGGGCGCCGGTGGCGTCACGGCCTTCTCCGCTTTCGCGTCGGGCTTCGCCTCGTTCTTCGCTTCAGGCGTCTTGGCGTCGTCTCCCTTGGGCTCCTTCGCCGGGTCGCTCTTCGGTGCTGCCGACGCTTGCGCCTTCGGCGGCGTCGCAACAGGCAACGCGCGCGTCGCCGCAGGAGCCGGACTGGCTACTGCACCCGCGCCGGCGTCAGCCGCCGTTGCGGAGAGCGGCGCGAAGAGAAGCGCAATCGTGAGAAGCGACGTCCTTCCACGGCCCATCGGACGTTTTTTGCATTGCGGCCCATGCGCGTCAAAATTTCCGCGCGGCGGCTGTTATCGACGAATCCGGAGCGTCGTTTCCGGCTCTGCCTGCCGCTTCGAAGGCGCGTGCGCCCCTGGAGCGTCCACCATCTTGAACTCCGGCGCCGCCGCGGGCTCGGCTCGTGGTCCGAGGTCGAGGTCGAGGTCGAGGTCGAGGTCGAGGTCGCGACGGCCGCCGCCGCCCCCGCAGTCGGCTCCCCCGTCTCCGGATCAAAAGCCGGCGGAGGCAGCTTGGCCAGATCGAAGCCTGGCGCGACCTTGAAGATCTCAAACGTCGGCGGATAAAAGTCCTTTGACATCTCGACACGCCGCTCGCCGTTGGCGAACACGATCTCACGCGTGCGCTTGACGCGGAAGCCGCGGATGCCGTGTTGCTTCACAACGATGCGATCGCGCGGCACGGCCGGATCTTCTTCGACCTTCCGCGCGTACGGGAGCGTCTCGGTGATCTCGCGCCCGAAGACCACGTGCCCCGGCTTCTTCGGCCCGAGCACCTCGAAGCGGACCTTGTTTCCCTCTACGGCCGTGTGGATCGCCACGGGGAACGCGTGCGGGTTTCGCATCTTCATGTCGACGACGGGGTAGACCACCGTCGCGTCGAGCCCTAGCGGGATGTACGCGCTCGGCCTCGAGTGCGGCAGCCGCTCCAGGATCTCGATGCCGGCGAAGACCGCGGCGGCGTGGAAGGTGGAGGCCACCTGGCACGTGCCGCCGCCGACGCCTTCTTTCATCTCGCCCTTGAAGATCTCCCAAGCCTTCTCGAAGCCGTTCTCCTCGGAGCGATCGCCGACGACTTGGTTGAAGCTCACGAGCTCGCCGGGCGCGAGGATGAGCCCGTCGAGCTTGGCGGCCGCCACCTCGATGTTCTTCGCGCGGCGCGCTTGGTCGCCTCTCCGCGAGAAATACGTCTCAAACTGCCCGAGCGTCTGGGACACGTCGAGCGCCTTCACGAAGGCCGTCGACATGCGCGGCGGAAAGGCTTGGCTCGCGAGCACGAGGCGCGGGTCAGGCGACTCGCCTCGGCTCAGCGCGCCGGCGAAGCGGGCGACCTCATCGGCGGCGCGGTGAGCGTCGAGGTAGCGCCCCATGCGCTCGGGCACGACCGTGCGCTTCGCCAGATCGAGGCGCGCAGAGACCGGGTCGGCGTCTTCCGCTTCCTTGAGCTCGGCCAAGAGCGACGTGGTCTTCTCGCGATCGAAGCTGAGCGCCAGGGGAACGTCGATGGCGCCTTGCCGTGCGGCGCGCGCGGTCTCGAGGCGCTCGGCCACGTCGCCGGTGGTGGCGCTCTCGACCCACCGCTTGGTGCGCTCGCGATCGACGCCCACGCCGAGGCTCTCGAGCGTCGCCGTCGCGAGGACGCGCGGCTCGCCTCCCTCTTTCGGCAAGGCGAGCGTCACCTGGCGCGAGAGCAGCTCCGTCGCGCGTCTGGCGATGACGGCGTCGACGTTGCCGGCGCCGGCGATGACTTCGCCGGCGACCTTCAGGCCCTCGGGGAGGGTCCCCTCCTTGGGCCACGCCTTGGGCCACGGGCTGGTCCACGCCAGGGCCGCGGCGGCCACGAAGAGCCCCGCGACGACCACTCCCGATGCAGCGAGCTTCTTCCGCACCGAACCTCCAGCCAAGAAACGCGGATCGCAGTATCTCCCATTCCCGGTCGGCTTTGGAGATTCGTGACAATCG of Myxococcales bacterium contains these proteins:
- a CDS encoding DUF1003 domain-containing protein — its product is MVATADMLAEVPIFALLDESERAALAERVEVERHAAGAFVFRAGDPGDRLFVVRSGKVELFFQNDTGDRIVLETAGVGDFFGEMSLLDGGPRMASAEVIEDLDAVVVDREDLDELFRIRPAAAMDMLTATGKRLRETTKLLRHTASRNVNREEHDARSWVMIAADVISAFTGSLPFLFIHVVLFALWIGLNVRPLSTSHIGGFDPFPFGLLTMAVSLEAIILSVFVLLSQNRQAERDRVRNDVEYEVNLKAELEIAHLHVTVDDMHGAFVARLAAIEKQLARSAERP
- a CDS encoding cupin domain-containing protein, with translation MPSPKDRPPFILSSADVPEKSGKYPNSDEPLAPARAIGRAAGLLRIGLHVQRVAPGQRVSWPHAEEDEEEFVYVLDGEIDAWVDGELHRMSAGDLAAFPAGTGICHTFLNNGSHEATLLVGGEARKPDSRIFYPLHPQRKADMPWSNWWDGAPARPQGPHDGKPDALRDGAASFK
- a CDS encoding DUF4336 domain-containing protein codes for the protein MLEPLTDDVWTAASPLRFFGLEVGTRMTVVRLPSGGLFVHSPIALDADVREAVDALGPVTAIVAPCLFHHRFVGEWAQAYPAASVSACPGLDAKRKDVAWSRVLRDEPADEWKGSLEQTFFGGLPVSNEVVFFHRKSKTLISSDLIFNLASHGSGVTRAVAFMLGHRKPSPTLIERMLVKDRAAARQQIDRMVAWGAERLVFAHGELVLEDGTSVLREGYLWL
- a CDS encoding magnesium transporter CorA family protein: MTIVLHGPADAPFWVTAIAPTATETQRLRDDLGYDADSLAHAFDRAERPRLRILSGERTFLVVRGPLAQTGDIPFSTTPISFLFEARRGLTVLLDDSPLAQRLAAIATAESLAGHPHRIVLESLEAVAEAFLKALAELDRLVDATEDRLERSLGNREVAQLLRYQKSYVYFADVLEASSGVLERLVKVPAVHEDEALLEDALIEFRQARDTADIGRNVLSEMMDAFASIISNNLNVVMKALTAFTVILTIPMTIASLYGMNVELPFARSPHAFLVVSLVSASLGALVAVLFRRRRWL
- a CDS encoding LysM peptidoglycan-binding domain-containing protein; this encodes MPVATPPKAQASAAPKSDPAKEPKGDDAKTPEAKNEAKPDAKAEKAVTPPAPAKPAEAKVAQKPAPKPAAPAKGVTKKAASSKAPARVARGTRVPDAAARRQVAGGATAEDAVSGAESPELATLREVERELFPSAQPTTDVFAALPSSAGRTEEAGPRVFATGLPATSSRLAPAAAEGTKDLSFLTGLVLPELPIRWEPRLVRYLEFFRDDPRGRATMSLWLRRSGRYAETLRKTLRKKGVPEDLMWLSMIESGFDPTIRSPAGAVGLWQFMADTGRQYGLSSDRWLDRRMSVQSATEAAAEFLADLHKRFGSWELAMAAYNMGYGGLLVVVRKYNSNDYWNLSQLEGALPWETTLYVPKILAAAIVARNPQRFGYGDLTMESAPDVEDVFVAPGTPLTAIAKAANVTVKDLEVLNPELRAGRAPPLGEDDAKTTTFPVKVPAGKAQNVLANLQKQKREETPLERYVVRFGEALDAIATARGTTTARLSELNAIAPGEVLRGGTVLLVPRAEKATASATTSSGEDSNKPPVVVPADVFVYPDRKRVFYRVTPGDSLRDVAAAFSVSVDDIRRWNTLDPQGRLHEGMTLQVFVPEGADLSKVVSLAEGDVRPLVVGSDEFFAHFESLKGRKRLVLLARAGDTLESMGKKYGLSVASMERINRRGRGETLKEGDKVVVYASETVATPSNAQAKTSAAGGASAMGSAAAHEGPALSGVSGPEPLGALPPAPMPERLPKGK
- a CDS encoding VanW family protein, with translation MRKKLAASGVVVAGLFVAAAALAWTSPWPKAWPKEGTLPEGLKVAGEVIAGAGNVDAVIARRATELLSRQVTLALPKEGGEPRVLATATLESLGVGVDRERTKRWVESATTGDVAERLETARAARQGAIDVPLALSFDREKTTSLLAELKEAEDADPVSARLDLAKRTVVPERMGRYLDAHRAADEVARFAGALSRGESPDPRLVLASQAFPPRMSTAFVKALDVSQTLGQFETYFSRRGDQARRAKNIEVAAAKLDGLILAPGELVSFNQVVGDRSEENGFEKAWEIFKGEMKEGVGGGTCQVASTFHAAAVFAGIEILERLPHSRPSAYIPLGLDATVVYPVVDMKMRNPHAFPVAIHTAVEGNKVRFEVLGPKKPGHVVFGREITETLPYARKVEEDPAVPRDRIVVKQHGIRGFRVKRTREIVFANGERRVEMSKDFYPPTFEIFKVAPGFDLAKLPPPAFDPETGEPTAGAAAAVATSTSTSTSTSTSDHEPSPRRRRSSRWWTLQGRTRLRSGRQSRKRRSGFVDNSRRAEILTRMGRNAKNVRWAVEGRRFSRLRFSSRRSPQRRLTPARVQ